One region of Camelina sativa cultivar DH55 chromosome 6, Cs, whole genome shotgun sequence genomic DNA includes:
- the LOC104792442 gene encoding protein CHUP1, chloroplastic-like yields MDGSGPREGGGAMKPAILRVCVAVVISATGLILARFVFRKEDNEVTSPASNPEFSSSPGGRNNEEEETESLDHDKQEILSLKSKFEELQKKGYEMELRFEQYCNLKDQEVMLMEHKSMLSLEKSQLNFFRKEVLAMEEEHKRRQDLVIVYLKLVGEIQELRSDNGLLEGKAKKLRRRSKQLYRVVNEKSMRFIGVEKEFLKCVDELETTNNVVKKLEDEVKDLKANIDVLQEEKEDICSRFSEETEMVSVESYRRLLEEYEELKKAYAIGVKEVINLRWSNACLRHDVVRNGTNYGENMFSPPHRNLQELMENQGDDAQALTTADVHHEEVHNQHHHHEASRRKRLMKKLKKWVEGNEKGKSKTEERCFGRHSLTVEPEEEIIFHSRRSCSSV; encoded by the exons ATGGATGGTTCAGGTCcaagagaaggaggaggagctaTGAAACCAGCGATTCTGAGAGTTTGTGTTGCTGTTGTTATATCAGCGACTGGTTTGATTTTAGCAAGGTTTGTGTTTAGGAAAGAAGATAATGAGGTAACTTCACCTGCAAGCAATCCGGAGTTCTCTTCATCACCTGGAGGAAGaaacaacgaagaagaagaaacagagagccTTGATCACGATAAGCAAGAGATTCTCAgtttaaaatccaaattcgaggaGCTTCAGAAGAAAGGATACGAGATGGAGTTACGTTTCGAACAGTATTGTAATTTGAAAGATCAAGAAGTAATGCTTATGGAGCATAAAAGCATGTTGAGTCTTGAGAAATCTCAATTAAATTTCTTCCGTAAGGAAGTTTTGGCGATGGAGGAAGAGCACAAGAGGAGACAAGATTTGGTGATTGTATACCTCAAACTTGTGGGAGAGATCCAAGAgttgagatcagataatgggTTGCTTGAGGGGAAAGCAAAGAAGCTCAGGAGAAGATCTAAGCAGTTATACCGCGTCGTAAACGAGAAAAGCATGAGGTTTATTGGCGTGGAGAAAGAGTTTTTAAAGTGTGTTGATGAATTAGAAACGACGAATAACGTTGTGAAGAAACTGGAAGATGAAGTTAAAGACCTAAAAGCTAACATTGATGTGTTGCAAGAGGAAAAGGAAGATATCTGCAGCAGATTTTCAGAGGAAACAGAG ATGGTGAGTGTAGAAAGTTATAGAAGGTTATTAGAAGAATACGAGGAATTGAAGAAGGCTTATGCGATTGGAGTGAAGGAAGTGATTAATCTGAGATGGAGCAATGCTTGCTTAAGGCACGACGTGGTGAGAAATGGAACCAATTATggagaaaatatgttttctCCACCACATCGAAATTTGCAAGAGCTAATGGAAAATCAAGGGGATGATGCTCAGGCCCTAACAACAGCAGATGTTCATCATGAAGAGGTTCAtaatcaacatcatcatcatgaagCTTCGAGGAGGAAGAGGCtgatgaagaagctgaagaaatGGGTTGAAGGAAACGAGAAgggaaaatcaaaaacagaggaaagatGTTTCGGGCGACATTCTTTGACAGTGGAACCTGAGGAAGAAATCATATTTCATTCAAGAAGATCATGTTCTAGTGTGTAA
- the LOC104792445 gene encoding vacuolar protein-sorting-associated protein 37 homolog 2 isoform X1, translating into MFNFWGSKEQQQGQSHPSLETSPQPWYSPSLVTGPSSSRSQTSGQIPPHVSPGEAAGIISILKDKSVDELKNLLSDKNAYQQFLYSLDQVAIQNNIREELRKETLHLARENLEKEPQIVELRNQNNPYI; encoded by the exons ATGTTCAATTTCTG GGGatcaaaagaacaacaacaagggCAGTCTCATCCTTCTTTAGAAACATCTCCACAACCGTGGTATTCACCGTCTTTGGTCACCGGCCCTAGCTCATCCCGATCTCAAACATCAGGGCAGATTCCACCACATGTTTCACCAGGTGAAGCCGCCGGCATTATTTCGATTTTAAAAGACAAAAG TGTGGATGAGCTCAAGAACCTTCTGTCTGACAAGAATGCATATCAACAGTTTCTGTACTCGCTTGACCAGGTCGCTATTCAAAACAAT ATCAGAGAAGAGCTTCGCAAAGAAACGTTACATCTAGCTA GAGAAAACTTGGAGAAGGAACCACAGATAGTGGAGCTCAGAAACCAA AATAATCCGTACATCTGA
- the LOC104792447 gene encoding protein DMR6-LIKE OXYGENASE 1-like: MSPSMIAPVVEEENKKYQKGVKHLCDNGVTKVPTKYIWPEPDRPIFTKSDKLIKPKGNLKLPLIDLAELLGPNRPHVLQTIAEACETYGFFQVVNHGMEGDVSRNMIEVCKRFFELPYEERSKYMSSDMSAPVRYGTSFNQIKDNVFCWRDFLKLYAHPLPDYLPYWPSSPSDFRSLAATYAKDTKEMFEIMVKAIIESLEIDGGDEAVEELEEGSQLMVVNCYPPCPEPELTLGMPPHSDYGFLTLLLQDDVEGLQILYRDEWVTVDPIPGSFVVNVGDHLEIFSNGRYKSVLHRVLVNSTKPRISVASLHSFPLTSVVKPSSKLVNELNPPQYMDTDFATFLQYLSSREPKWKNFLESRKIHCIR, translated from the exons ATGTCGCCGTCGATGATAGCTCCGGTGGTcgaagaagagaacaagaaataccaaaaaggtgtgaaacatcTTTGTGACAATGGTGTGACCAAAGTGCCAACCAAATATATATGGCCAGAACCTGACCGACCTATCTTCACTAAATCCGACAAGCTCATCAAACCAAAAGGAAACCTAAAGCTTCCCCTCATAGATCTCGCGGAGCTCCTTGGACCTAACCGGCCTCACGTTCTACAAACCATAGCCGAGGCCTGCGAAACCTACGGCTTCTTCCAG GTGGTGAATCATGGGATGGAGGGAGATGTGAGCAGGAACATGATAGAAGTGTGTAAGAGATTCTTTGAGCTTCCGTACGAGGAGAGATCAAAATACATGTCGTCAGACATGTCGGCTCCAGTACGGTACGGCACGAGTTTCAACCAGATCAAAGACAATGTCTTTTGTTGGAGAGACTTCTTGAAACTCTATGCACATCCTCTCCCTGATTATCTTCCTTATTGGCCTTCTTCTCCCTCCGATTTCAG GAGTTTGGCGGCTACCTACGCTAAAGACACGAAAGAGATGTTCGAGATAATGGTGAAAGCCATCATAGAGAGTCTTGAAATCGATGGCGGTGACGAGGCCGTGGAGGAGTTGGAAGAGGGAAGTCAGTTGATGGTGGTGAATTGTTATCCGCCTTGTCCGGAGCCGGAGCTGACGCTAGGGATGCCACCTCACTCAGACTACGGCTTCTTGACGCTTCTTCTTCAAGACGACGTCGAAGGCCTTCAGATTCTGTACCGTGACGAGTGGGTCACTGTTGATCCCATCCCTGGCTCTTTTGTCGTCAACGTCGGCGATCATCTCGAG ATATTTAGTAATGGGAGATACAAAAGCGTGCTACATAGGGTATTGGTAAATTCCACAAAGCCTAGGATATCAGTGGCGTCGCTTCACAGCTTCCCCTTGACCTCCGTTGTGAAACCATCATCGAAGCTCGTCAATGAACTTAATCCACCACAGTATATGGACACCGATTTTGCCACTTTTCTTCAATATCTTTCGTCTCGAGAACCTAAGTGGAAGAATTTTCTTGAATCACGCAAGATTCACTGTATAAGATAA
- the LOC104792445 gene encoding vacuolar protein-sorting-associated protein 37 homolog 2 isoform X2, whose protein sequence is MFNFWGSKEQQQGQSHPSLETSPQPWYSPSLVTGPSSSRSQTSGQIPPHVSPGEAAGIISILKDKSVDELKNLLSDKNAYQQFLYSLDQVAIQNNIREELRKETLHLARENLEKEPQIVELRNQCRIIRTSELATAQEKLNELENQREEILKFYSPGSLLHRLQDAMNKVDEESEELQHKFMEKDIDTAVFVQKYKKLRSKYHQRALTHLAAKTSSSIG, encoded by the exons ATGTTCAATTTCTG GGGatcaaaagaacaacaacaagggCAGTCTCATCCTTCTTTAGAAACATCTCCACAACCGTGGTATTCACCGTCTTTGGTCACCGGCCCTAGCTCATCCCGATCTCAAACATCAGGGCAGATTCCACCACATGTTTCACCAGGTGAAGCCGCCGGCATTATTTCGATTTTAAAAGACAAAAG TGTGGATGAGCTCAAGAACCTTCTGTCTGACAAGAATGCATATCAACAGTTTCTGTACTCGCTTGACCAGGTCGCTATTCAAAACAAT ATCAGAGAAGAGCTTCGCAAAGAAACGTTACATCTAGCTA GAGAAAACTTGGAGAAGGAACCACAGATAGTGGAGCTCAGAAACCAA TGCAGAATAATCCGTACATCTGAGCTTGCAACTGCGCAAGAGAAGCTTAATGAGCTTGAGAATCAAAGAGAAGAGATCCTTAAATTCTACTCTCCTGGTTCTCTTCTTCATAGGCTTCAAG ATGCTATGAACAAGGTCGATGAAGAATCCGAGGAGCTGCAACATAAGTTTATGGAGAAGGATATTGACACAGCCGTATTTGTGCAGAAATACAAGAAGTTAAGAAGCAAGTATCATCAACGGGCTTTGACTCATCTCGCTGCTAAAACTTCATCATCTATCGgttga
- the LOC104792443 gene encoding polyadenylate-binding protein 7-like — MATVHAPFPAAANAFSGSSSTVPASLYVGDLHPSVTEGTLYNAFAEFKSLTSVRLCKDASTGRSLCYGYANFLSRQDAYNAIEKKNHSMLNGKMIRVMWSVRESDARKNGVGNVFVKNLPVSVNNAGLQGMFKTFGNIVSCKIATFEDGNSRGYGFVQFEQEDAAHAAIEKLNGTIVADKEIYVGKFMRKTERVKPEDKYTNLYMKNLDTNVSEVSLREKFSEFGKIVSLAIAKDEKGLCKGYAFVNFENPEDARCAAETMNGTQYGSKKLYVGRAQKKSEREQLLKQQFEEKRKEQKMTAKVSNIYVKNINVDVTEEELRKYFSQCGTITSAKLMCDEKGKSKGFGFVCFSAPEEAIDAVKFFHGQMFHGKPLYVAIAQKKEERQMQLQVPFGKSLPAAGGSTSLPSVIPGTYPSVYYTNTHPGMVYPSYAPNLINSSYPNVQVVTYPPVVANAPRNNKQNRIEQLDRNAVSYVPHVSQSTQMLPLSRDSSNQQMQHNRSYGRGKDMKKLNQQRQADTIGREKQMIGELLYPHVEKLKPQLAKKITGMLLEMDKPELLILLNSPEDLAGKVHEAVEVLKSSKTNLSSPNSLRSDYLATGVFGLSIN, encoded by the exons ATGGCGACTGTTCACGCTCCTTTTCCCGCCGCGGCGAATGCTTTTTCGGGATCGAGTTCTACGGTGCCGGCGTCGTTATACGTCGGAGACTTACACCCTAGCGTCACCGAAGGTACACTCTACAACGCGTTCGCCGAGTTCAAGAGTTTAACCTCTGTTCGTCTCTGTAAAGACGCCTCCACTGGTCGTTCGCTCTGTTATGGTTACGCTAACTTTCTCTCGCGTCAGGATG CTTACAATGCCATCGAGAAAAAGAATCACAGTATGTTGAATGGAAAAATGATTCGAGTCATGTGGTCAGTTCGAGAATCTGATGCTCGGAAAAATGGGGTTGGAAATGTCTTCGTTAAG aatcTGCCTGTATCAGTCAACAATGCGGGGTTGCAAGGTATGTTCAAGACATTTGGGAATATTGTGTCCTGTAAGATTGCAACATTTGAAGATGGAAATAGTCGGGGCTATGGTTTTGTTCAATTTGAGCAAGAAGATGCTGCACATGCTGCTATTGAGAAGTTGAACGGTACCATTGTCGCTGACAAGGAGAT CTATGTTGGCAAATTCATGAGAAAGACTGAACGAGTCAAACCTGAGGATAAGTACACAAATTTGTACATGAAGAATCTGGATACAAATGTCAGTGAGGTCTCTTTAAGGGAAAAGTTCTCAGAGTTTGGTAAAATTGTCAGCCTAGCAATTGCGAAGGATGAAAAAGGGTTATGTAAAGGATATGCATTTGTCAACTTCGAAAACCCAGAGGATGCAAGATGCGCAGCAGAAACAATGAATGGAACACAATATG GTTCAAAGAAATTGTATGTAGGAAGGGCACAGAAGAAGTCAGAACGGGAGCAACTGCTTAAGCAACAGTTTGAAGAGAAACGAAAAGAACAGAAGATGACTGCTAAG GTGTCaaacatatatgtaaaaaacATTAATGTTGATGTTACTGAGGAGGAGCTGAGAAAATACTTTAGTCAATGTGGCACAATCACTTCTGCAAAGCTAATGTGTGATGAGAAAGGAAAAAGCAAAGGGTTTGGATTTGTGTGCTTCTCAGCACCTGAAGAAGCTATTGATGCTGTGAAATTTTTTCATG GGCAAATGTTTCATGGGAAACCACTTTATGTGGCTATTGctcaaaagaaggaagagaggcAGATGCAATTACAGGTTCCATTTGGGAAAAGTTTGCCGGCAGCAGGAGGAAGCACTTCTTTACCTTCTGTCATACCAGGGACATACCCTTCAGTCTACTACACAAACACTCATCCGGGGATGGTCTATCCATCATACGCCCCAAATCTGATCAATTCATCATACCCTAACGTTCAAGTAGTCACATATCCTCCAGTG GTTGCTAATGCGCCAAGAAACAATAAGCAGAACAGAATCGAACAGTTGGATAGGAATGCTGTTTCGTATGTGCCCCATGTGTCTCAGTCTACTCAAATGCTTCCTTTGTCAAGAGATTCTTCGAACCAGCAG ATGCAGCATAACAGATCCTATGGTCGTGGGAAAGATatgaagaaattaaaccaacaaagaCAGGCTGATACAATTGGGAGGGAAAAGCAAATGATCGGAGAGCTGCTCTACCCTCATGTGGAGAAACTCAAG CCCCAACTTGCTAAGAAAATTACAGGGATGCTTTTGGAAATGGACAAGCCGGAGTTGCTTATATTGCTGAACTCACCAGAAGACTTAGCTGGTAAGGTCCATGAAGCGGTTGAAGTGCTGAAGTCATCGAAGACAAATCTTTCCAGTCCAAACAGTCTTCGTTCTGATTACTTGGCGACTGGCGTTTTTGGCCTTTCGATTAATTGA
- the LOC104792439 gene encoding 60S ribosomal protein L24-1, whose amino-acid sequence MVLKTELCRFSGQKIYPGRGIRFIRSDSQVFLFLNSKCKRYFHNKLKPSKLSWTAMYRKQHKKDAAQEAVKRRRRATKKPYSRSIVGATLEVIQKKRAEKPEVRDAAREAALREIKERIKKTKDEKKAKKVEYASKQQKSQVKGNIPKSAAPKAAKMGGGGGRR is encoded by the exons ATGGTTCTCAA GACTGAGCTTTGCCGATTCAGTGGCCAGAAGATCTACCCTGGAAGGGGAATCAGATTTATCCGATCTGACTCTCAG GTGTTTTTGTTCCTTAACTCCAAATGCAAGAGGTACTTCCACAACAAGCTGAAGCCATCTAAGCTTTCATGGACCGCCATGTACAGGAAGCAGCACAAGAAG GACGCAGCGCAAGAGGCTGTGAAGAGAAGGAGACGTGCAACCAAGAAGCCTTACTCAAGGTCCATTGTCGGTGCTACTTTGGAGGTTATTCAGAAGAAGCGAGCAGAGAAACCCGAAGTTCGTGATGCAGCCAGAGAAGCTGCTCTacg TGAGATTAAGGAGAGAATCAAGAAGACAAAGGATGAGAAGAAGGCAAAGAAGGTCGAGTATGCTTCCAAGCAACAGAAGTCTCAAGTGAAGGGCAATATCCCCAAGAGTGCCGCACCCAAGGCTGCTAAGATGGGTGGTGGTGGAGGCAGACGTTGA
- the LOC104792436 gene encoding F-box protein PP2-A15-like: MGSSFSNLNGDSNGLATGPSLGDIPESCVACVILHLTPPEICNLARLNRAFRGAASSDSVWEKKLPSNYHDLLVLLPPERYQSLSKKDIFALLSRPIPFDDGNKEVWIDKLTGRVCMAISARGMAITGIEDRRYWNWIATDESRFHVVAYLQQIWWFEVDGMVSFNLPPGVYCLSFKIHLGRFSKRLGRRVCHFEHTHGWELKPVRFSLSTSDGQEASCEYYLADKEIGGEHRGYWREYKVGEFVVGCSETSTEVRWSMKQIDCTHSKGGICVDSVFIIPIEVKRRKKRKAAVK, translated from the exons ATGGGGTCGTCTTTTTCGAACCTCAACGGTGACAGTAATGGTTTAGCAACCGGACCGAGTCTCGGCGATATACCTGAGAGCTGCGTTGCTTGCGTGATTCTTCACCTAACTCCGCCGGAGATTTGCAATCTGGCTCGTTTGAATCGAGCATTTCGTGGCGCGGCTTCGTCTGATTCTGTGTGGGAGAAGAAGCTGCCAAGTAATTACCATGATTTGCTTGTTCTGTTGCCTCCGGAGAGGTATCAGAGTCTCTCTAAGAAGGATATTTTCGCTTTGCTCTCTCGTCCTATCCCTTTCGACGATGGTAATAAG GAAGTGTGGATTGATAAATTGACAGGACGGGTTTGTATGGCGATTTCGGCTAGAGGAATGGCTATTACTGGAATTGAAGACCGCAGATATTGGAATTGGATTGCAACTGATGAATCAAG GTTCCATGTTGTAGCCTACTTACAGCAGATCTGGTGGTTTGAAGTAGATGGGATGGTGAGTTTTAATCTTCCTCCTGGTGTATACTGTCTATCATTCAAAATACACCTTGGGAGATTCTCGAAAAGGTTGGGAAGACGTGTTTGCCATTTCGAACACACACACGGTTGGGAGTTGAAGCCTGTTCGGTTTTCGCTTTCAACTTCAGACGGGCAAGAGGCGTCGTGTGAGTATTATTTGGCTGATAAGGAAATAGGTGGGGAACACAGAGGATACTGGAGAGAGTATAAGGTTGGAGAATTTGTTGTTGGTTGCTCGGAAACATCAACTGAAGTCCGATGGTCGATGAAACAGATTGATTGCACACATTCGAAAGGTGGAATCTGTGTGGATTCGGTATTCATTATCCCGATCGAGGTGAAGCGACGCAAGAAAAGGAAAGCTGCTGTGAAATAA
- the LOC104792438 gene encoding homeobox-leucine zipper protein ATHB-22-like, producing MEYWSSSFIDGASSSNFISPFYNLDRFPGNQDNRCISSGTMVGAQQGMLHVPLQMVESGYGEESNNNNGQQKKKKKMTSEQLKFLERSFQEDIKLNPDRKMKLSKELGLQPRQIAVWFQNRKARWKNKQLEHLYESLRQEFDVVSREKELLQEELIQLKSMIRENGSNKKMQNWGKACS from the exons aTGGAATATTGGAGTAGCTCCTTCATCGATGGCGCTTCTTCCTCCAACTTCATCTCTCCTTTTTACAACCTTGACCGTTTTCCAG GAAACCAAGACAACAGATGTATCTCTTCAGGTACAATGGTAGGTGCACAACAAGGTATGCTTCATGTCCCTCTACAAATGGTTGAAAGTGGTTATGGAGAAGAAAGCAACAATAACAATGGAcagcagaagaaaaagaagaagatgacgagcGAGCAGCTAAAGTTTCTTGAGAGAAGTTTCCAAGAAGATATAAAGCTGAATCCGGATAGGAAAATGAAGCTGTCGAAAGAACTCGGGCTGCAGCCGAGACAGATTGCGGTTTGGTTCCAGAACAGGAAAGCCAGGTGGAAGAACAAACAACTCGAGCATCTCTATGAATCACTAAGGCAAGAGTTCGATGTTGTCTCTAGAGAAAAGGAATTGCTACAAGAAGAG CTTATACAATTGAAATCAATGATAAGAGAGAATGGTTCAAACAAGAAGATGCAAAACTGGGGAAAAGCCTGCAGCTAG
- the LOC104792440 gene encoding uncharacterized protein LOC104792440: MGLWNGKGTGGFILYLLVGFAVAVFSVSYVGDTSNPHLLSSSSSPLSATERVWPDLKFSWKLVLATVIAFLGSACGTVGGVGGGGIFVPMLTLILGFDTKSAAAISKCNESFNHFVSVFFXVRVRHPTKEVPILDYDLALLFQPMLLLGITVGVSLSVVFPYWLITVLIIILFVGTSSRSFFKGIEMWKEETLLKNEMAQQRANMVNSRGELLIDTDYEPLYPREEKSDLEIIRSNLKWKRLLVLVTVWLAFLLIQIVKKEIKVCSTIYWILFVLQFPVALVVFVFEAMRLYGDSKKRLNSGNTECICEATIEWTPMSLIFCGLCGVVGGVVGGLLGSGGGFVLGPLLLEIGVIPQVASATATFVMMFSSSLSVVEFYLLKRFPIPYAMYLMSVSILAGFWGQSFIRKLVAILKRASIIVFVLSGVICASALTMGVIGIEKSIRMIHNHEFMGFLGFCSSQ, translated from the exons ATGGGATTGTGGAATGGGAAAGGCACCGGTGGATTTATCCTCTACCTTCTCGTAGGTTTCGCCGTCGCcgtcttctctgtttcttacGTCGGAGACACATCAAAccctcatcttctctcttcctcctcttctcctctctctgcCACCGAGAGAGTTTGGCCg GATTTGAAGTTCAGCTGGAAACTAGTTTTGGCTACTGTGATAGCGTTTTTAGGATCTGCTTGTGGCACTGTTGGTGGTGTTGGAGGCGGTGGTATATTCGTTCCTATGCTCACTCTTATTCTTGGATTCGACACTAAATCCGCAGCTGCTATCTCCAAATGTAACGAATCTTTCAatcattttgtttctgtttttttt NNNGTAAGAGTACGTCATCCGACAAAAGAAGTACCAATCTTAGACTATGATCTTGCTCTTCTCTTTCAACCGATGCTTCTCCTTGGTATCACTGTTGGTGTTTCTCTCAGTGTTGTGTTCCCTTACTGGCTCATCACTGTCCTCATCATTATTCTCTTCGTTGGTACTTCTTCGAGATCTTTTTTTAAAGGCATTGAGATGTGGAAGGAAGAGACATTGTTAAAG aATGAAATGGCGCAGCAGCGAGCTAATATGGTTAACTCCCGGGGAGAAC TTTTAATCGACACAGACTATGAGCCGCTTTACCCGAGAGAAGAGAAATCAGATCTG GAAATAATACGCTCCAACCTCAAATGGAAACGGCTTCTAGTTCTGGTTACTGTGTGGTTGGCTTTCTTGCTCATCCAAATTGTCAAG AAGGAAATAAAGGTCTGCAGCACAATATATTGGATACTATTCGTCTTACAG TTCCCAGTTGCTTTAGTGGTGTTTGTATTTGAAGCAATGAGATTGTATGGAGATAGCAAAAAGAGGCTTAACAGTGGAAACACTGAATGTATCTGTGAAGCTACGATCGAGTGGACTCCTATGAGTCTAATCTTCTGTGGTCTATGTGGTGTTGTTGGAGGTGTCGTAGGTGGTCTACTCGGATCCGGTGGTGGATTTGTTCTCGGCCCTTTGTTACTTGAGATTGGAGTCATCCCACAG GTTGCTAGTGCGACAGCTACCTTTGTGATGATGTTTTCTTCGTCTTTATCCGTAGTTGAGTTCTATCTCTTGAAGAGGTTCCCAATCCCATACG CAATGTACTTGATGTCGGTATCGATTCTTGCGGGTTTCTGGGGACAATCGTTTATAAGAAAGCTCGTGGCGATCCTGAAAAGAGCGTCAATAATCGTGTTCGTTCTATCAGGAGTCATTTGTGCAAGTGCTCTGACAATGGGAGTGATTGGGATAGAGAAGAGCATAAGGATGATACATAACCATGAATTCATGGGATTCTTGGGATTCTGCAGCAGTCAGTAG